The Ostrea edulis chromosome 1, xbOstEdul1.1, whole genome shotgun sequence genomic sequence ttctattgcaccaggcctatagataggtacatgaagaatatatagtaatggaaaaaaaatatatacaaatagttgcttgtcctacattttccagatattttataaaatagttcttagttttattagccgtaaaaaagtggatttacatgtggaataacattgcttattttgagacgttaacagtgaaagcaaggaacgacaactctgagTAGAGATTGGTATAGGAGAtggaaatataattttaaaacaaaatttcagaAACGTCCCGTATGATCCTTCATTCAACACAAAGCGTAAATTCCTTAATCAGTGCATGGTTTCAATTTATTGGTTGAACATTGCACTAGTCTTGAGAATAAGATAAATTGCAAATATTTTCTgatcatctttttaaaattttttttacacaaacTTCATAAAATATGCATCTCTTTGATTTAAATACTGGtaattgttttgtttaaatgaGTGCAATAACACAATAATTAAAGGTAGATTTACAGGTAGTTTTTATTACACTATATTCTCTTTAGTCAGTAGCataatacagtgcaccttgacattaatttcatttagaattgatttttttaattcattaacaaaatattttcaactttGATAGATATTATTGAAGCAATGAAGCATATCTCATTATAACGCCTTTAGATaccgggagggggggggggtaattaactGCAATTTACACGATTACCCATGAGGATAAATTTACATCTGCAttgtttttccaaaaacccctaaaatttgcgtcattttattgatttcatcttattaaaaaatgatagaaaatagtataaatgactaaataggagacatctttcaagccctataaaatctgtaaaatccaggagcttccgggggcttcgcccccctaggcccccaccagggcttcgtccTGAACCCACAAGGGGCCTCAAGACCGcctgcctcatacagttgcgcccccccccccccccttaaccgcaattcctggatccgcccttgacCTGGTTATTAACTTCATGTTTCGTAAAACGTTTAGTAAAATTAAGACTACTTGAGCTTTACCATATATGCTTTTAGAAAAACTTAATAGCTTATTAATTAACTTAACTCTTACTAATCGATGTATAATTAACGATTCACATGTATAAACATTCTGATGCAACTCAATTCGGCTCTAAGGTCAATCCGTCCCCAGTCGATCCGGCCCCAGTCATTCTGGTAATTTACCGTAGTCAGTCCGTACCTCCCATATATactttttatgaatattttctgtgtacaataaattaaattaaatgagTATAAACAATGGATGAAAATTCTACACATACTTAGTTTTCTGTTTATTGGTACCGAGGTCAATCTGttaagagtttttttttttttcccgatcattattttgtttattagTTGGAACAAACTTCTCTAAACATCCAAGCTATACCATTATCGTGTAACTACATAGCGATGTGGAAATTTctttgcattttgtaaaatgtgaTTTCGTTTCGTATGTATCGCAACCAGCGATGATTTTAGTGGAATGAATTTAATCATCACTTATTTCAGAATAAATAGAAGATTTTCTTCATGTCTCTTGTATATTATTTCTTTTAGATTCTTGGGGATTTCAAGTTTTCATCCTAAAAATTTGTATGATTTTCACTTCGCTTCGCAGTTATTTTTCAATCACTTActtattatttcaaaatttcctgAAGTTCAGTACCTGGTTTCATAGAACGGTCCTCCCGCATGTGCacagaaggtcggggttcgaatcccggccgcgacagacatacaagttgttaaaacaggtagtgacagttccctcgccaaacgctcggcatcaggtgcaTATCAcgtagatagaatgttctatcgttaaaatgataatgtcctacggacccgagggcctgtcccgagagttagattattctaacttcatatcacgggtcctcggatcaGATTCTAACTtcatatcacgggtcctcggatcaGATTCTAACTtcatatcacgggtcctcggatcaGATTCTAACTtcatatcacgggtcctcggatcaGATTCTAACTtcatatcacgggtcctcggatcaGATTCTAACTtcatatcacgggtcctcggatcaGATTCTAACTtcatatcacgggtcctcggatcaGATTCTAACTtcatatcacgggtcctcggatcaGATTCTAACTtcatatcacgggtcctcggatcaGATTCTAACTtcatatcacgggtcctcggatcaGATTCTAACTtcatatcacgggtcctcggatcaGATTCTAACTtcatatcacgggtcctcggatcaGATTCTAACTtcatatcacgggtcctcggatcaGATTCTAACTtcatatcacgggtcctcggatcaGATTCTAACTtcatatcacgggtcctcggatcaGATTCTAACTtcatatcacgggtcctcggatcaGATTCTAACTtcatatcacgggtcctcggatcaGATTCTAACTtcatatcacgggtcctcggatcaGATTCTAACTtcatatcacgggtcctcggatcaGATTCTAACTtcatatcacgggtcctcggatcaGATTCTAACTtcatatcacgggtcctcggatcaGATTCTAACTtcatatcacgggtcctcggatcaGATTCTAACTtcatatcacgggtcctcggatcaGATTCTAACTtcatatcacgggtcctcggatcaGATTCTAACTtcatatcacgggtcctcggatcaGATTCTAACTtcatatcacgggtcctcggatcaGATTCTAACTtcatatcacgggtcctcggatcaGATTCTAACTtcatatcacgggtcctcggatcaGATTCTAACTtcatatcacgggtcctcggatcaGATTCTAACTtcatatcacgggtcctcggatcaGATTCTAACTtcatatcacgggtcctcggatcaGATTCTAACTtcatatcacgggtcctcggatcaGATTCTAACTtcatatcacgggtcctcggatcaGATTCTAACTtcatatcacgggtcctcggatcaGATTCTAACTtcatatcacgggtcctcggatcaGATTCTAACTtcatatcacgggtcctcggatcaGATTCTAACTtcatatcacgggtcctcggatcaGATTCTAACTtcatatcacgggtcctcggatcaGATTCTAACTtcatatcacgggtcctcggatcaGATTCTAACTtcatatcacgggtcctcggatcaGATTCTAACTtcatatcacgggtcctcggatcagatgaccttaaaaacggatgtcccgtatcACAGTTGGTGTGGCACACTAACAGATTGACTAAAGAACCGGGTTACccttattctctttagagaagtcgagaggcatggCCCGTTCAGAAGCATATATACTTCTCTAAAAGAGAATAGGTTACCCTCAAGTGCGCGTTGGCCGTACCgcctagcataggcctaaatttgaagctcctCACACCCGTAgccagggggagggggggggggggggtcgtggggttcgtacgaaccccccccccccccccttgaaaactactaagcactattaaagttggcattttgtttgaattgtgactattaaagtcgggattttttatgaaaatcatgaaaattcatagtaaaaaaggcatgattccaaaattcaaattaagtgccaggaaattgctagattgcaggattttgcaccaaataccccagaccccctgccgtagtggcacctcgcggtgcgaggtgatagactcgcgttgcgagtctatgtacccccccccccccccccccccttgaaaaatcctgccTACGGGTCTGCTcctcaccagtcttggtgacgtctctgacatatgagtgaaaattttcaagagAGACGTTAACAAGATACAATCGATCAATCTAATTCATTAAATAAGCCTATGAGCCGAAGTAACTGGAGTCAAATAAACTGGGAACGGAACGACGAAGGGCCGGACGATTACCTACCGCGCCAGTCTATCATTATCATGAATGGATGTCTAATCGTGAAATCAATGCCTTGTTAGTACGCACACACTGTTACCTACAAGGTAAGGTCTGTTAATCATGTTCATGGGTGTACATTTCAAGCATGTTGTTTAAATTAGAATATATCGGCTACGAgcatttttaattcaatctcAATCACATCCGGAAATCAGTCCATGTTAAATATTTTAAGGTCCAACCGAGTGCAtgatttgttacatgtacatataatctCTATGATAGAGAATGTTCAGTTTAAAAGAtaacatgtatgtatttgtagattttttttgaaaatgtgtttTATGCAAGACTTTAAGAAAGATTCACTGACACACGTTTGCATTAATTgttgataaatattaaattgCCTTAAGTCAAAGATCAATTACAAGTGATTATTGGCGAATTAGGtttcgttgttttttttaaaataaataatgtagacaatttttataaattacaaaatattgtatatcaaatattGCCAATTACTCCAGTCTAtgtgaaagttttttggaccacaaaGGACATTCTgacctgtgtaatcaatgagcACACACTCGCAGGACCGAATCAATTTTTGTCAGACTggaaaacctaatgtaaaaaagtgaaacacgtgaaaatgcaaaaccaaggaaatcttatttattatactagtaatactataccagggaacactcccgcataatactttagacagtccatgcagttttaatcacattcatttacatatttggatttatgctatattttttacttataacacaCATCTAAATGAATCTGCGTCAATACAGTGAAGCTCAAAACTGGACACTGAGACATTGAACATTCTGGTctggtgtaaaaaatgatgcatcggacctgaggcatcgcacatcggtcaggtccaaCAGTCCGATGTCTGTCGCATAAACTGCTACTCAATTCCACAACCCAATGCTCTTCGAATTCACTACCACAGGAATCAACAATGTCACAACCCAATGCCATGCAGTTATACACAACTCGTCACATTcaatacacaacacacacaGTTACAATATTTAGTAAAGACACCCACCACATTcaatacacaacacacacaGTTAACAACATTTAGTAACGACGCCCACCACATTAAATACACAACTCACACAGTTAACAACATTTAGTAAAGACACCCACCACATTcaatacacaacacacacaGTTAACAACATTTAGTAAAGACACCCACCACATTCAATACACAACACACAGTTAACAACATTTAGTAAAGACACCCACCACATTcaatacacaacacacacaGTTAACAACATTTAGTAAAGACACCCACCACATTcaatacacaacacacacaGTTAACAACATTTAGTAAAGACACCCACCACATTcaatacacaacacacacaGTTAACAACATTTAGTAACGACGCCCACCACATTCAATACACAACTCACAGTCAACAAAATTTAGTAACGATGCCCACCACATTCAATACACAACACACAGTTAACAACATTTAGTAGAGACACCGACCACATTCAATACACGATCAAATTTATGCATAATCAGCGATACACAGCCAATGATATACAATGATACACAATTCTCTTTACATGCAATATGCCTATAGACTTATATTCCACTATAAGCCAATGATATCTCTACATGCAATAGATAGTCCACTACATGCAATATACAActcatacatacatacacacaaccCACCACATGTTTGATTGCTTTTACAAGTTATTTTACATCCCCTTACAGAGACGCTGAAACTAGTCAAGATGATAACAAAATGATTTAGATAAATCATACTTGATTTTCACTTCAATGATAGTCTTAAAAGTACCTCCCAGTTACACTGTAAGAAATGCAGAAAGTTTTGTCAATCATTATGAGCTATGGATCAATGACTCGAATAATTTGTGAAAATTGTATGTAATGTATACCTATGTAAGAATGATTTACTTATATATTTACAGGACAGAAGTGCACTGTATACATAGAAAATCAAAGTAATGATGCAGGACAATGATAGACATCTACCGTGTTCTATGAGATGTGAGAGGAATCGATTGGCTACATTTAGTAATTTCCCGTGCTCTGAATTTGTCAGCACCCTTCGATTAGCACAATCCGGATATTACTACACTGGGAATGATTCTAATTGCCAATGTTATCTCTGTGGTTATGAACATTGTGAATGGACTTCCGGAGTCATTCCATTACACTGTGAGTTAAGGAGTACAGGCACTGTGGAGAACATACCAATACACCGCTCACAGCATGCTCAGGATCGACTCGTTCCCTCTGCACAGCCGTCTGCATCATCCTATTATCATTGTCCGAGTTCACACTCGGAGGAACCTAAAGTTCACTTCGAGTCTGTCCATGCTCATCTATTATCAGCAACTTCCAGGGGTGTGTCTTCAAACACGAATGACAGAGACAGAAGTGGCCTCTTCAGAATGTTAAGACTACCAATAAACAGTAGTAGTGCTCCACAACTGCCTTCAGTGGATAATATCCCAAAACATTCTACGCAGAGATTATGCATGAGATTAAGAAACGAACAAACTGGCCGCATTGAAAGTTCAGCACCCTCTGAGACAAACGGCACCGAATGTACATCCCGTCGTCATTTATTACCCAGAATTCCCAGCGGATGTAGACGTGTTGTGTCAACTCCTCATCGAGACAGTCCCCCAACAAACCAATGCAAAATCCCGGATAATTCAGAATCCTGGGATTGTGCACGAGGGGCTGTCTCCATGTGTCCCTCAGGGTCTAGACGTCCTCTATCCGAGAGTGACACATGGCTTCCAGTGCCGGAAGAAAACTTCCGACTTAGCACAGCTGTGAGGAGCACCCCTGGAATTCCACAAACTCACAGGGAGAGGCTCTCCACTTTCCACTACTGGCCCAGCAGCCTCCCAACAGCACAGAAAATGGCAGTAGCTGGATTCTTCTATTTAGGATATGGCGATTCCGTTCAGTGCTCATTTTGTAATGGACGTTTGAGAGACTGGTCAGCAATGGATGATCCTTGGAGTAAGCATGCTCGAAAGTTTCCGCACTGCAAATTCATCCTACAGCATTTAACAAAGGTACAGTTGAccaactaaaaaaaattaaaccgtaccatttttgtattgtataagaAAGTTTCagattattatgttccccaaacaaagtttgggaacatattgtttttactctgtttcttattattattattattattattattattattctttttctccggtacttttttgtccggtagtgttctcagaaactacaaaagggatcgatatgaaactttccaggatgatagtatagcgtttgtagatgtgcatagtgatagtcattttgtttgcacgtgcatacacgcgcgcgcacgtgcattgcaattttggtacaaaaaatggaaaatcagaatattgaaggaagcgatataaaacctaaataggatgatagtatatcatttgtacatatgaaaaataatagttattttgccagcacgcgcacgcatgcgcgtgcacgcgcattacaaaatttgtacgctaactttggaatcagtctaactttttggttgttcattgaaatagcttgaaattcatatcataggtagatattgagacccttaactgatttacatagtcaaaattaccaatttgcacgcgcatgcacgtgcgcttcattttgattggataatgctaaaacgtttgtaactatcttatttatgaagcgaatgagatgatattcacagcatatgtagacaatatgtgtatctatatgttggtgtaacaaaaaatgccaacgcacacgcgcatgcgcgtgcaacgttttttaaatgttcaatttttaaaggacgataacgtttttgtttttcatcaaattctattcatattaggggtttagatgtatcttggtactccttacaaattgctgtggttagaattactgctcatcacgtgcatgcacgtgtgctgatttctgattggacgattttaaaatcgctataacttccttatatttggtggaaacgttatgaaattcatactgtgggtatatgatataaatgcctgttgaacgacatcaacaaaaattcggaatcatacacgcgtgcgcgtgtatgcacgtgcaacgctttctttcatttcttggtactgaaatgaccatattgaacgtactacatgtaattaaaggctaaaataaaatgattttttcctatagattcacaaggacatcactttttaattgggggaggtttggggaacatctgtaacggtccccgttacaattagaactagtttgaATTGAATTTACAAGTATGCTCACTACGAATGTGCAGTCACTAGGTGACCTGAGTCACTCGTGagctattgctattggtctgcgccTGTCATCGTCCGTCGTGCCTCAatagttgaacatttttaacttcttgataactacatgtaccattccaattcttttcaaatttggtatgaagcagcTTCAGTACAATAGGGatgtgaattgtaaatttcaggattccttaacccctggggccttagggttgggcaaaaattgaccaactTTCAACTAATTCAGAGCAGGAAggcatgtaaatttcatgatgacCGGCATAAAGGTTCTGATTCCAGGATGGAGCCAAACTTGGCTTAGTACATATTTCACACCTCGAACAAAAGTGTTCATAGATACTAAATCACGTGGTACATCCCCAGTCCAAGTTTCACGATTGTGTAACCATGCCATTGTATTTATCATTAGTCAACAATAATTATCCATGATTGGTAATACTCACAGACAAGGTGACATGCTCTCTGAGCATGGTGTTtctaattatttaattaacactgaaaatcaaatcaaaacacAAACATCATTAAATGTTTCAGTGACAAGGCCAACCAACAAAAACTTAGATTagataattatgtttttaaggtagtactctacatcatcataatggctgacttcctttaaaaacatggatgaaaaaatcaatatcggCAATATtagacttttccttttccatttaaatacctagccgagtagcgcagcaggttagaataccgactgctgaactgtaggttgcaggttctagtccagcaggggttttgaattttattcagattaccttctactaaaattgtattttttgaccaaaaaaagtaaatttaaaaaatttcaacttcaaaatattgttgtacacatcctccatttttcatctATATTAAATTTCTcaggtgtagcatacatccttaagaCTCAAAATTACATCTAATtctctccctccctctctctctccctctcaccACATGACTAACACTTCATCGAAATAAGATAAAAGGAGTACTCACCATCTTGTTTTAGAGCCTCGTTCACAAAGCGACACATCCAGAAATTAactcatttgaaataaatttaaaaggCAGAATTGGTTTTACATCTCACTATCAGCATATATTTTTTAGTCACTCGGGTCACCCAAACATTCTCTGttattcaagatatttttctgaattagTATCTAGAAACGAAAACAAATCCTCACAAAAGACTTGAGCTGCTACAAGTTTTGACTTCAATTTATCCATTTGTAAAGAGATGACACACAGTCTTGAAACAtaaatgaagatatttttaattctgtAGAAAATCCAAATTGCTTGAGAACTACTCACTGCTGACCATTATTACCTGACTGTTGGTCAGTTTTGGGCCTTGAATACATTAGTACCTGACTGTTGGCCAGTGTTTGGACTTGAATACATTAGTACCTGACTGTTGGACAGTGTTGGGCCTTGAATACATTAGTACCTGACTGTTGGCCAGTGTTTGGACTTGAATACATTAGTACCTGACTGTTGGCCAGTGTTGGGCCTTGAATACATTAGTACCTGACTGTTGGCCAGTGTTGGGCCTTGAATACATTAGTACCTGACTGTTGGCCAGTGTTGGGCCTTGAATACATTAGTACCTGACTGTTGGCCAGTGTTGGGCCTTGAATGCATTAGTACCTGACTGTTGGCCAGTGATGGGCCTTGAATACATTAGTACCTGACTGTTGGCCAGTGTTGGGTCTTGAATACATTAGTACCTGGCTGTTGGCCAGTGTTGGGCCTTGAATACATTAGTACCTGGCTGTTGGCCAGTGTTGGGCCTTGAATACATTAGTACCTGGCTGTTGAGTGTTGATTACAGGTGAACTCACCCGGTgagtaataattttttaaaatccagcCAGTACAAAATTGCACCAATCAAGATCTATACTGATAATTGTGATTAAAGGATTAAAATTCAGAAGGgttataataaattaaacaGAAATCATATAGagtttaattatttgtttgaaacAGGTACTAAGTATGTTGTTCAACTTTTCTCTCGCCACCCAATTCGATCCCTCGCTTTGCTCGACGCCAAATATCTTGGTACTCTGACAAtaaaaagtttaccaacatatacataaagtgtttatgtataaaacatttaaatgacatgTTCTTTGATGCTATTGACAATAAACTGAAcgaaatggatatttagaatgagcagGTAGTCCCtttccaaaattttaaatttcatgatcccaaggGTAGGGGTTATGGTGGAACCAAacttatagtgattattgttaTTTTTGCTGATACTGCATCAAAActaattatataatattataatttaggaaaagcagaaaaggatgaaccaaaattgtgaattttgtgaCCCCgtggttctgactctagggtggGTCCAAGATAGTTGTATATGTTAATTCATGTAGCATTGACCAGTAAAGGcactttgtgtgtgtgtggggggggggggggggggatttgtgttttaagaacacgcCTTGTTTTCTGCtactgctgaatattagaatttatatCAGAcatgcagaacaggaaatttatTATAGTTTTTGTAACTCTAGCCTCACTTTGGGGCTAGTGATGCCTTTAACTAATACTCTGAGCCTCTTGTTCATAgtctgttttcatttttgcagATATCCGGAAATCAAGGTCAGACAGATGTATCATGTGACAGACCAGATGATATCTGTATAACCGATGCGCAGATAGCTAGCATGTCAGCGACGAGAGAACTACAGAATCTATCGTTTGAATTACCCGACATTGTCAATGCTTGTAGAGAACTAAACACAGTCGGTAAGCCCAGGAATGCGGTAACATTCTTTAATGACAACAATGTCAGAGAATAGCTTTGCTTTCGATTTTAATTTGTACACTTGGTATTTCCAGATATTCTGAAGTTCTTTGTTAATTACAGATTTAAGGGTTGTCATACAGCGAGATATTCTGAAGTACTTTGTTAATTACAGATTTACGAGTTGTCACACAGCGAGATATTCTGAAGTACTTCTACGAGGACACCGAAGAGGACAGATTCTCAACTGACGGtaaaaatcttataaatcctGACCAGATTTTCCAAACTTTAAACGTGAAATTCTTTTCTAATGTAACTGTTTTGTAATCTGCATGTTGATTGACTAATGCACTGATGTTTGAGGCTATCAAACGAGCATTAACCGAACGGAAAGCTCAACATTGTGTCATCATTATAGAATGACACAAAAACATAACATCAAACGTGAACATTTCTTGCCTTATTTCATATAACAAAAAGGTAAAACACAATCATATGAAACATAAGTGTATTTTACTGTACAACTAAATGTAACAATCTCATAAGTGTGTTTCACTGTACTGAATGTCACAATTTCTTTATAAGTGTGTTATACTGTACTGAATGTAACAgtctcattataagtgtgttttactgtactgaaTATAACAgtctcattataagtgtgttttactgtactgaatgtaacagtctcattataagtgtgtttgactgtactgaatgtaacagtctcattataagtgtgttttactgtgtgtACTGAATGTAACAATCTCATTAtgagtgtgttttactgtgtgtactgaatgtaacaatcttattataagtgtgttatactgtactgaatgtaacaatttcattataagtgtgttgtaCTGTACTGAATGTAACAGTCTCATTAtgagtgtgttttactgtacttaaTGTAACAGTCTCATCATAAGTGTGTTGTACTGTACTGAATGTAACAgtctcattataagtgtgttgtactgtactgaatgtaacaatttcattataagtgtgttgtactgtactgaatgtaacagtctcattataagtgtgttttactgtactgaatgtaacagtctcattataagtgtgttttactgtgtgtactgaatgtaacagtctcattataagtgtgtttgactgtgtgtactgaatgtaacagtctcattataagtgtgttttactgtagtgaatgtaacagtctcattataagtgtgtttgactgtgtgtactgaatgtaacagtctcattataagtgtgtttgactgtgtgtactgaatgtaacagtctcattataagtgtgttttactgtgtgtACTGAATGTAACAGTCTCTTTATAAGTGTGTTGTACTGTACTGAATGTAACAatttcattataagtgtgttgtactgtactgaatgtaacagtctcattataagtgtgttgtactgtactgaatgtaacagtctcattataagtgtgttgtactgtactgaatgtaacagtctcattataagtgtgttttactgtgtgtactgaatgtaacagtctcattataagtgtgttttactgtgtgtACTGAATGTAACAGTCTCATTATGAATGTGTTTTTGACTGTTTGTACTGAATGTAACAgtctcattataagtgtgtttgacTGTGTGTACTGAATGTAACAATCTCATCATAAGTGTGTTGTCCAGTACTGAATGTAACAAtctcattataagtgtgttttactgtactgaatgtaacaatctcattataagtgtgttttactgtgtgtACTGAATGTAACAGTCTCATTATGAGTGTGTTGTACTGTACTGAATGTAACAgtctcattataagtgtgttgtactgtactgaatgtaacagtctcattataagtgtgtttgactgtgtgtactgaatgtaacagtctcattataagtgtgttttactgtgtgtactgaatgtaacagtctcattataagtgtgtttaactgtgtgtactgaatgtaacaatctcattataagtgtgttttactgtgtgtACTGAATGTAACAGTCTCATCATAAGTGTGTTTGACTGTACTGAATGTAACAgtctcattataagtgtgtttgactgtgtgtactgaatgtaacaatttcattataagtgtgttttactgtgtgtactgaatgtaacagtctcattataagtgtgttgtactgtgtgtactgaatgtaacagtctcattataagtgtgttttactgtgtgtactgaatgtaacagtctcattataagtgtgttgtactgtgtgtactgaatgtaacagtctcattataagtgtgttttactgtgtgtactgaatgtaacagtctcattataagtgtgtttgactgtgtgtactgaatgtaacagtctcattataagtgtgtttgactgtgtgtactgaatgtaacagtctcattataagt encodes the following:
- the LOC130048525 gene encoding peptidyl-prolyl cis-trans isomerase G-like — its product is MKLESDPRTRDMKLESDPRTRDMKLESDPRTRDMKLESDPRTRDMKLESDPRTRDMKLESDPRTRDMKLESDPRTRDMKLESDPRTRDMKLESDPRTRDMKLESDPRTRDMKLESDPRTRDMKLESDPRTRDMKLESDPRTRDMKLESDPRTRDMKLESDPRTRDMKLESDPRTRDMKLESDPRTRDMKLESDPRTRDMKLESDPRTRDMKLESDPRTRDMKLESDPRTRDMKLESDPRTRDMKLESDPRTRDMKLESDPRTRDMKLESDPRTRDMKLESDPRTRDMKLESDPRTRDMKLESDPRTRDMKLESDPRTRDMKLESDPRTRDMKLESDPRTRDMKLESDPRTRDMKLESDPRTRDMKLESDPRTRDMKLESDPRTRDMKLESDPRTRDMKLESDPRTRDMKLESDPRTRDMKLESDPRTRDMKLESDPRTRDMNPVSSVVR
- the LOC125664517 gene encoding uncharacterized protein LOC125664517; this translates as MMQDNDRHLPCSMRCERNRLATFSNFPCSEFVSTLRLAQSGYYYTGNDSNCQCYLCGYEHCEWTSGVIPLHCELRSTGTVENIPIHRSQHAQDRLVPSAQPSASSYYHCPSSHSEEPKVHFESVHAHLLSATSRGVSSNTNDRDRSGLFRMLRLPINSSSAPQLPSVDNIPKHSTQRLCMRLRNEQTGRIESSAPSETNGTECTSRRHLLPRIPSGCRRVVSTPHRDSPPTNQCKIPDNSESWDCARGAVSMCPSGSRRPLSESDTWLPVPEENFRLSTAVRSTPGIPQTHRERLSTFHYWPSSLPTAQKMAVAGFFYLGYGDSVQCSFCNGRLRDWSAMDDPWSKHARKFPHCKFILQHLTKISGNQGQTDVSCDRPDDICITDAQIASMSATRELQNLSFELPDIVNACRELNTVDLRVVTQRDILKYFYEDTEEDRFSTDDRCLCCVCSLQVVSLLFFPCRHGCCTECKGRQLLHHCPRCDHHIKAKINVFI